In a single window of the Orenia metallireducens genome:
- the glmM gene encoding phosphoglucosamine mutase yields MGELFGTDGVRGEANVFLTPEMAFKIGKAGAYYLSQKEDNPKILIGKDTRVSGDMLEAALIAGITSLGIDVVKVGVVPTPVVAYLTKHKDVTAGVMISASHNPVQDNGIKFFNGNGFKLSDEQEDEIEDIILNSLDKLPVPAGDKVGKVEFIHHSLEEYIDYIKSTVDDDFSGLKVVVDAANGAAYKLAPRLLEELGAEVIALNNKPTGLNINVDCGSTHPEIIQKAVLDNNADIGIAHDGDADRVIAVDEKGQLVDGDYILAICGRQLIKEGKLTDNTIVATKYSNLGLQQAMNEVDGKVSVVGNGDRYVLTEMMDKGYILGGEKSGHIIFLDYNTTGDGVLTALQLINVVKKRDKTLSQLRQEMTEFPQLLVNVRVTNKNWKDNSIIKEAIAEVEADLDGEGRIFVRASGTEPVVRVMVEGKDNSQIEMLVNKVAGVVEAELN; encoded by the coding sequence ATGGGAGAGTTGTTTGGAACTGATGGTGTTCGTGGTGAAGCAAATGTTTTTCTAACACCTGAAATGGCTTTTAAGATTGGTAAAGCAGGGGCTTATTATCTATCACAGAAGGAAGATAATCCTAAGATATTAATTGGGAAGGATACTAGAGTCTCAGGTGATATGTTAGAAGCTGCATTAATAGCAGGGATTACTTCTTTAGGTATAGATGTAGTTAAGGTTGGAGTAGTTCCTACACCAGTTGTTGCATATCTTACTAAACATAAGGATGTTACAGCAGGTGTCATGATTTCGGCTTCCCATAATCCTGTTCAAGATAATGGAATTAAATTCTTTAATGGTAATGGGTTTAAATTATCTGATGAACAAGAAGATGAGATTGAGGATATTATTTTAAATTCTTTAGATAAGTTACCAGTACCAGCAGGAGATAAGGTAGGTAAAGTAGAGTTTATCCACCATAGTTTAGAGGAGTATATAGACTATATTAAGTCGACTGTTGATGATGATTTTTCTGGACTAAAAGTAGTAGTAGATGCTGCTAATGGAGCAGCCTATAAATTAGCACCTAGATTGTTAGAAGAGTTGGGTGCAGAGGTTATTGCTCTTAATAATAAGCCAACAGGATTGAATATTAATGTAGATTGTGGTTCTACTCATCCTGAAATTATTCAAAAGGCTGTATTAGATAACAATGCCGATATAGGTATTGCTCATGATGGTGATGCCGATAGAGTGATTGCTGTTGATGAAAAAGGTCAATTAGTTGATGGTGATTATATTCTAGCTATTTGTGGTCGTCAACTAATAAAAGAAGGTAAATTAACAGATAATACAATAGTAGCCACAAAATATAGTAATTTAGGATTACAGCAAGCTATGAATGAGGTAGATGGCAAAGTTTCAGTTGTAGGAAATGGTGATCGTTATGTTTTGACTGAAATGATGGATAAAGGTTATATCTTAGGTGGAGAGAAGTCAGGTCATATTATCTTCTTAGATTATAATACTACTGGTGATGGTGTATTAACTGCATTACAATTAATTAATGTAGTCAAGAAAAGAGATAAGACCTTATCCCAACTGCGCCAAGAGATGACTGAATTCCCACAGTTGCTAGTCAATGTTAGAGTAACTAATAAGAATTGGAAAGATAATTCTATAATCAAAGAGGCTATTGCAGAGGTAGAAGCAGATTTAGATGGTGAAGGTAGAATCTTTGTTAGAGCTTCTGGAACTGAACCTGTAGTTAGAGTAATGGTTGAAGGTAAGGATAATTCTCAAATAGAGATGTTAGTAAATAAGGTAGCTGGTGTAGTAGAGGCGGAGCTGAATTAG
- a CDS encoding PTS sugar transporter subunit IIA, with product MGIFGLFNKKKENDVKEESAILSKEAIILGAESVDKAKAIEMAGQLLVDGGYVSPEYIAGMKEREEKVTTYIGNGVAIPHGTSEAKEYIVKSGISFIQFPQGVDFGTGEMCYLVIGIAGKGDDHIQILQNLATICQKEEEVQKLSSTNDKDFILSKLV from the coding sequence ATGGGGATTTTTGGGTTGTTCAATAAGAAGAAAGAGAATGATGTGAAAGAAGAGAGTGCAATATTAAGTAAAGAAGCTATTATCTTGGGAGCAGAAAGTGTTGATAAGGCTAAAGCAATAGAGATGGCAGGGCAATTGTTAGTAGATGGAGGCTATGTAAGTCCAGAATATATAGCAGGAATGAAAGAAAGAGAAGAAAAGGTAACAACTTATATAGGTAATGGGGTGGCAATACCCCATGGTACAAGTGAAGCTAAAGAGTATATAGTCAAGTCAGGAATCTCTTTTATTCAATTTCCACAGGGGGTTGATTTTGGTACTGGAGAGATGTGTTATCTAGTTATCGGGATTGCAGGAAAGGGAGATGACCATATACAGATTCTTCAGAATTTAGCAACTATATGCCAAAAAGAAGAAGAAGTACAGAAACTAAGTAGCACTAACGATAAAGACTTTATTCTTAGTAAACTTGTTTAG
- a CDS encoding BglG family transcription antiterminator, protein MRLNNLSSRQKKIIAILIESSDVVTIKELADEIGVSKRTINRELSSLRKVLEEFNLTLKSKPGVGISIEGKKEFLEEAQKNLKEISEKKDLTPQERYTYIIEEFLLSDRFQKLTALAYKLAVTEATISYDLNKVAKWFEERGLSLVRKQGVGVYLKGSEASFRKAIIDFLYANMEKEDILTLIRNNLKNKIADKETIAARIRDKILGFMNMDIFSQLEETVDEILKEAKFNMVNTSYIGLIIHLSLAINRLEAGEKIYINKDKLDKLKSTKEYEIAEKLSTKLEQVFDLIIPIEEKAYIAMHLKGAKLMNKLEFDGEPLAIEKLEVIKLARILVREVEKELKVTISDDVTLISGLVTHLEPAISRIKLGMEIRNPILADLKREYSDIFSATKRAADKIAEVIEASIPDSEIGFLTMHIAAAVENVNRYKVKVLLVCSSGIGSSKILSTRLKKTIENLEIVDEVSAFSLEQNRIGQEDIDLIISTIPIDNYQDKLVVVSPILLPEEVQRIKRKIRQIEMANLERDTERELKKEERIEDELEIMAKISNDIISILKNVKVKKIAIKNYDQIIKEVSKKDFIPLNTDSKAVYNALKAREEKGSTIIPEMKLTLLHARTDGIQKPFIGLVILDEAILLSGPNNLKQEVDRIIVLLAPKELISEEIQLISSFSASIIENKDFHNVIREGNQEELIDYLRKVMEDYYRTLFK, encoded by the coding sequence ATGAGGTTAAATAATCTATCTTCTAGGCAGAAAAAAATTATTGCCATTTTAATAGAATCATCTGATGTTGTTACTATAAAAGAGTTAGCAGATGAGATAGGTGTTAGCAAAAGAACTATTAATAGGGAGTTATCGAGCTTAAGAAAGGTCTTAGAAGAGTTTAACTTGACTTTAAAATCAAAGCCAGGAGTTGGGATTTCTATAGAAGGCAAAAAAGAGTTTTTAGAAGAAGCTCAGAAGAATTTAAAGGAGATATCAGAGAAGAAGGATTTGACTCCACAAGAAAGATATACTTATATTATTGAGGAATTTCTATTATCAGATCGCTTTCAAAAATTAACTGCTCTTGCTTATAAATTAGCAGTAACTGAAGCTACTATTAGTTATGACTTAAATAAAGTAGCTAAATGGTTTGAGGAAAGAGGACTTTCTCTTGTTAGAAAACAAGGTGTAGGTGTTTATTTAAAGGGATCAGAGGCCTCCTTTAGAAAGGCTATAATTGATTTTTTATATGCTAATATGGAAAAAGAAGATATCCTAACTTTAATTCGTAATAACCTAAAGAATAAGATTGCTGACAAAGAGACTATAGCAGCAAGGATTAGAGATAAGATATTAGGTTTTATGAATATGGATATATTTTCTCAATTAGAGGAAACAGTTGATGAGATTTTAAAAGAAGCTAAATTTAATATGGTAAATACTTCATATATAGGATTAATAATCCATCTATCTTTAGCTATTAATAGGTTGGAAGCTGGAGAGAAGATATACATTAATAAGGATAAATTAGATAAATTAAAATCGACTAAAGAATATGAAATTGCAGAAAAACTATCTACTAAATTAGAACAGGTATTTGATTTGATAATTCCAATAGAAGAGAAAGCTTATATAGCTATGCACTTAAAAGGTGCAAAATTAATGAACAAACTTGAATTTGATGGAGAACCTTTAGCTATTGAAAAGCTTGAAGTTATAAAATTAGCTCGTATATTAGTAAGGGAAGTAGAGAAAGAATTGAAGGTAACAATCTCAGATGATGTTACTTTAATATCAGGATTAGTGACTCATTTAGAACCTGCAATTTCTCGAATTAAATTGGGGATGGAAATTAGAAACCCAATCTTGGCTGATTTGAAGAGAGAGTATAGTGATATATTCTCTGCTACTAAAAGAGCAGCTGATAAGATAGCAGAGGTAATAGAAGCCAGTATACCTGATTCAGAGATTGGATTTCTTACAATGCATATTGCTGCAGCAGTAGAAAATGTAAATAGATATAAAGTCAAAGTTTTACTTGTGTGTTCTAGTGGTATTGGAAGTTCTAAAATTTTATCTACTAGATTGAAAAAAACAATTGAAAATTTAGAGATAGTTGATGAAGTATCTGCTTTCTCTTTAGAACAGAATAGGATAGGTCAAGAAGATATTGACCTTATAATATCAACTATTCCTATTGATAATTATCAAGATAAATTAGTTGTAGTATCCCCTATCTTATTGCCAGAAGAGGTTCAAAGAATTAAAAGAAAGATAAGGCAGATTGAGATGGCTAATTTAGAAAGGGATACAGAAAGAGAATTAAAGAAAGAAGAGAGAATAGAAGATGAATTAGAGATTATGGCTAAGATATCCAATGATATTATTAGTATCTTAAAGAATGTAAAGGTTAAGAAGATAGCTATTAAAAATTATGACCAGATTATTAAAGAGGTTAGTAAGAAAGATTTTATCCCCCTTAATACTGACTCTAAAGCAGTATATAATGCTCTAAAAGCTCGTGAAGAAAAGGGATCAACAATAATCCCAGAGATGAAACTTACTTTATTACATGCCAGAACAGATGGGATTCAAAAACCTTTTATAGGATTGGTTATATTAGATGAAGCAATTTTATTATCAGGTCCTAATAATTTAAAGCAAGAGGTTGATAGGATTATCGTTCTGCTAGCACCAAAGGAGCTTATCTCTGAAGAGATTCAATTAATAAGTAGCTTTAGTGCTTCTATAATTGAAAATAAAGATTTTCATAACGTTATTAGAGAAGGTAATCAAGAGGAACTGATAGATTATTTAAGAAAAGTTATGGAAGATTATTATAGGACCCTATTTAAATAA
- a CDS encoding PTS mannitol transporter subunit IICB encodes MRQRIQKFGRFLSGMVMPNIGAFIAWGFITALFIPTGWLPNENLSSMVGPMITYLLPLLIGYTGGKMVADVRGGVVGAVATMGVIVGADIPMFLGAMVMGPLGGLVIKKFDEMIDGKVKSGFEMLVNNFSAGIIGMILAIVAYLGIGPVVLSLNKVLAAGVHTIVNAGLLPVASLFIEPAKILFLNNAINHGVLSPLGVNEVKELGQSIFFLLETNPGPGLGILLAYMLAGKGNAKESAPGAAIIHFFGGIHEIYFPYVLMKPSLLLAVIAGGATGVFTFVITGAGLVASPSPGSIIALLAMTPKGNFFGVIAGVVTATAVSFFVASTLLKASTNSTNDNLESATEQMRKLKGKKVSIPDSNIVSVKKIIVACDAGMGSSAMAASQVRSKVQKAGLDIKVDNSAVDEIPQDVDIVIVHKELLDRAKKSAPGKEYIPIETFLNNPVYDELVERLKAEKSEVV; translated from the coding sequence ATGAGACAAAGAATTCAGAAATTTGGACGTTTTCTTAGTGGGATGGTAATGCCGAATATAGGTGCATTTATTGCTTGGGGATTTATTACTGCTTTATTTATTCCAACAGGTTGGTTACCAAATGAAAACTTAAGTTCTATGGTTGGACCGATGATTACTTATTTATTACCTTTATTGATTGGTTATACTGGAGGTAAGATGGTTGCTGATGTTAGGGGAGGAGTAGTTGGTGCAGTAGCAACGATGGGAGTTATCGTAGGAGCAGATATACCGATGTTCTTAGGTGCAATGGTTATGGGACCATTAGGTGGTTTAGTAATCAAAAAGTTTGATGAGATGATAGATGGAAAAGTTAAATCTGGTTTTGAAATGTTAGTTAATAACTTTTCTGCAGGTATTATAGGAATGATACTAGCTATAGTAGCTTATTTAGGAATTGGACCAGTAGTTTTATCTTTAAATAAGGTACTAGCAGCTGGAGTACACACAATAGTTAATGCTGGATTATTACCTGTGGCTTCTTTATTTATTGAACCAGCTAAAATATTATTCTTAAATAATGCAATTAACCATGGGGTATTAAGTCCACTTGGTGTAAATGAAGTTAAAGAATTAGGTCAATCCATCTTCTTCTTATTAGAAACAAATCCTGGTCCTGGTCTTGGTATTCTATTAGCTTATATGTTAGCTGGAAAGGGTAATGCTAAAGAGTCTGCACCTGGAGCAGCAATTATTCATTTCTTTGGAGGAATTCATGAAATTTACTTCCCTTATGTCTTAATGAAACCTTCTTTACTGTTAGCAGTAATTGCTGGTGGGGCAACTGGAGTATTTACCTTTGTTATAACTGGTGCTGGTTTAGTTGCTAGTCCATCTCCAGGAAGTATAATTGCATTGTTGGCAATGACTCCTAAAGGGAATTTCTTCGGAGTTATAGCAGGTGTTGTTACAGCTACAGCAGTATCTTTCTTTGTTGCTTCTACACTTTTAAAAGCATCAACAAATAGTACTAATGATAATTTAGAGAGTGCTACTGAGCAGATGAGAAAATTAAAAGGAAAGAAAGTATCTATTCCTGACAGTAATATTGTATCAGTAAAGAAAATTATTGTTGCCTGTGATGCAGGTATGGGATCTAGTGCTATGGCGGCTTCACAAGTTAGAAGTAAGGTTCAAAAGGCAGGGTTGGATATAAAAGTAGACAATTCTGCAGTAGATGAAATTCCTCAAGATGTTGATATTGTAATTGTCCATAAAGAGTTATTGGATAGAGCTAAAAAATCTGCTCCTGGTAAGGAGTATATCCCAATTGAGACCTTCTTAAATAATCCAGTTTATGATGAACTTGTAGAGAGATTAAAAGCTGAAAAATCAGAAGTAGTATAA
- the glmS gene encoding glutamine--fructose-6-phosphate transaminase (isomerizing), with protein MCGIVGYIGKQEASPILVEGLQKLEYRGYDSAGVALYNDGQINTFKIVGKLENLEDLTDKEEPKGSIGIGHTRWATHGKPSTPNSHPHTSANGKFTVVHNGIIENYMKLKEELKGKGYEFKSETDTEVIPNLIQENYDGDLEEAVRKTIARLEGAYALAILSSEEPDKLITVREDSPLIIGLGEGEYFIGSDIPAILKHTDEVYILDDGEMAVITRDGVGLSTVTGEKVDKDVFKVDWDPGMAEKAGFDHFMLKEIHEQPETLRRCIAGRLTETDIQLTDFTLTAQDIDSYNKIYIVAAGTAYNSGLVGKYAIEKLAKIPVEIDVASEFRYRDPLVDESTLVIVVSQSGETADTLAALREAQDKGAKVVAICNVVGSTIAREADEVIYIQAGPEIAVASTKAYIGMLMSFYMLAIYFARAKNTLSDIDSKRLIAGLKALPNQVEDIINNSEEEIKELSKGYADHEHAFFIGRSIDYAVAVEGQLKLKEVSYIHAEAYPAGELKHGTLALIEEGIPVIALATQKSVIDKTLSNVKEVKARGGVVTGIVFEGEDEVEDLDYRIEIPKTDELLTAILSVVPTQLLAYYVAVERGCDVDQPRNLAKSVTVE; from the coding sequence ATGTGTGGAATTGTCGGTTATATCGGAAAGCAAGAAGCTAGTCCAATTTTAGTAGAAGGTTTACAGAAGTTAGAGTATCGTGGATATGATTCTGCTGGTGTTGCTTTATATAATGATGGACAGATTAATACTTTTAAGATAGTTGGTAAATTAGAAAATCTAGAGGATTTAACTGATAAAGAAGAGCCTAAGGGTAGTATCGGAATAGGTCATACCCGTTGGGCAACTCATGGTAAGCCATCTACTCCTAACTCTCATCCCCATACAAGTGCTAACGGAAAATTTACAGTAGTTCATAATGGAATTATTGAGAATTATATGAAGTTAAAGGAAGAGTTAAAGGGTAAAGGATATGAATTTAAGTCAGAAACTGATACTGAGGTTATCCCTAACTTAATTCAGGAAAATTATGATGGTGATTTAGAAGAAGCAGTCAGAAAGACAATTGCCAGATTAGAAGGGGCTTATGCTTTGGCTATCTTATCTTCTGAAGAGCCTGATAAATTAATTACTGTAAGAGAGGATAGTCCTTTAATTATAGGTTTAGGTGAGGGAGAATACTTTATTGGTTCTGATATCCCAGCTATTTTAAAGCATACTGATGAGGTTTATATCTTAGATGATGGTGAAATGGCTGTAATTACTCGCGATGGAGTAGGATTATCTACTGTAACAGGAGAAAAAGTAGATAAAGATGTATTTAAGGTCGATTGGGATCCTGGGATGGCAGAAAAAGCAGGATTTGATCACTTTATGTTAAAAGAGATTCATGAACAACCAGAGACTTTAAGAAGATGTATTGCTGGTAGACTAACAGAGACTGATATACAGTTAACTGATTTTACTTTAACAGCACAAGATATTGACTCTTATAATAAAATTTATATTGTAGCTGCTGGAACTGCCTACAATTCTGGATTGGTTGGAAAGTATGCTATTGAAAAGCTAGCAAAGATTCCAGTAGAGATTGATGTTGCTTCGGAATTTAGATATAGAGATCCATTAGTAGATGAAAGTACTTTAGTAATTGTAGTTAGTCAATCTGGAGAGACAGCAGATACTTTAGCAGCCTTAAGAGAAGCTCAGGATAAAGGTGCTAAGGTAGTGGCTATTTGTAATGTTGTTGGTAGTACAATTGCCCGTGAAGCTGATGAGGTTATTTATATACAAGCAGGGCCAGAGATTGCAGTAGCTTCTACTAAAGCTTATATTGGAATGCTGATGTCTTTTTATATGTTAGCTATCTACTTTGCTAGAGCTAAAAATACGTTAAGTGATATAGACAGTAAGAGGTTGATTGCTGGTCTTAAAGCTTTACCTAATCAGGTAGAGGATATTATTAATAATAGTGAAGAAGAGATTAAAGAATTATCTAAGGGATATGCTGACCATGAGCATGCCTTCTTTATTGGAAGAAGTATCGATTATGCTGTAGCTGTAGAAGGTCAATTAAAATTAAAAGAGGTTTCTTATATTCATGCAGAAGCCTATCCAGCTGGTGAGTTAAAGCATGGAACCTTAGCTTTAATCGAAGAAGGAATTCCAGTAATTGCTTTAGCAACTCAAAAATCAGTAATTGATAAGACTTTAAGTAATGTTAAAGAAGTTAAAGCTCGTGGTGGTGTTGTTACAGGTATTGTATTTGAAGGTGAAGATGAGGTTGAAGATTTAGATTATAGAATTGAAATACCCAAAACAGATGAGTTATTGACTGCCATTTTGTCAGTAGTACCAACTCAGCTATTAGCTTATTATGTAGCTGTAGAGCGTGGTTGTGATGTTGATCAACCACGTAATTTAGCTAAGAGTGTAACTGTAGAATAA
- a CDS encoding mannitol-1-phosphate 5-dehydrogenase: MKKAVHFGAGNIGRGFIGLLLGLSGYEVVFVDVNEEILAALNKNNRYKVLEVGGAEEKEYVVENVRGINGKEIAAVAKEIADGDIVTAAVGPNNLKFIAPAIAEGLKIRLEQARPEELNIIACENAVKASTELKDYVYQNLDGHLQEKADLYIGFPDSAVDRIVPPQEINESLEVKVEPFKEWIVDQTQFKGEIPEVEGMDLTDNLLAFVERKIFTLNTGHCGTAYMGYYKGYQYIHEAIKDEEIYNTIKEALLESGSSLIEFYGFDEDTHKSYINKILKRFENPALMDSVTRVGRDPLRKLGAKDRLVKPASRAVKMGKFPNNLAKCIALGFLFDVAEDEAAQKIQKIIKEEGIENALEEVTGISPKDKLGQEVLKEYKKLAI, translated from the coding sequence GTGAAAAAAGCAGTACATTTTGGAGCTGGAAATATAGGTAGAGGATTTATTGGTCTATTACTAGGGTTGTCAGGATATGAAGTGGTTTTTGTTGATGTTAATGAAGAGATTCTAGCTGCACTTAATAAAAATAACAGATATAAGGTATTAGAAGTGGGTGGAGCAGAAGAGAAAGAGTATGTAGTGGAGAATGTTAGAGGGATTAATGGTAAGGAGATTGCAGCAGTTGCTAAAGAGATAGCAGATGGGGATATAGTTACAGCAGCAGTAGGACCAAATAATTTAAAGTTTATTGCTCCTGCAATTGCTGAAGGGCTTAAGATAAGATTAGAACAAGCTAGACCTGAAGAGCTTAATATTATAGCTTGTGAGAATGCTGTAAAAGCCTCAACTGAACTAAAGGATTATGTATATCAAAATTTAGATGGGCATTTGCAAGAAAAAGCAGACTTATACATTGGATTCCCAGATTCAGCAGTTGATAGAATAGTACCTCCCCAAGAGATTAATGAATCTTTAGAAGTTAAAGTAGAGCCTTTTAAAGAATGGATAGTTGATCAAACCCAATTTAAGGGTGAAATACCAGAGGTTGAGGGGATGGATTTAACTGACAATCTATTGGCTTTTGTTGAAAGAAAGATATTTACTCTCAATACAGGACATTGCGGAACAGCTTATATGGGATACTATAAAGGTTATCAATATATTCATGAAGCAATTAAGGATGAAGAGATTTATAATACAATTAAAGAAGCTCTATTAGAGTCAGGTAGTAGCCTAATTGAGTTTTATGGTTTTGATGAAGATACTCATAAAAGCTATATTAACAAAATATTAAAGAGATTTGAAAACCCAGCTTTAATGGACTCTGTAACAAGAGTAGGACGTGATCCATTAAGAAAATTGGGAGCTAAGGATAGATTAGTTAAGCCAGCCTCAAGAGCAGTTAAGATGGGTAAATTCCCTAATAATTTGGCTAAATGCATTGCTTTAGGATTCTTATTTGATGTAGCTGAAGATGAAGCTGCTCAAAAGATTCAAAAAATTATTAAAGAAGAAGGAATAGAGAATGCTTTAGAAGAGGTTACAGGTATCTCTCCTAAAGATAAATTAGGGCAAGAAGTATTAAAAGAATATAAAAAGTTAGCTATTTAG
- the acpS gene encoding holo-ACP synthase, with product MMKGIGIDIIEIERIKDAILSKDRFKDRFFTESEIAYCELHKSPWVHYAGRFAAKEAIVKALGTGFRGFKWQDIEIIKDELGKPKVRLHNQANNLAKELGITEIIISISHSRDYAVANAVVK from the coding sequence ATGATGAAGGGGATAGGGATTGATATTATCGAGATTGAACGGATTAAAGATGCTATTTTAAGTAAAGATAGATTTAAGGATAGGTTCTTTACTGAAAGTGAAATTGCTTATTGTGAATTACATAAATCTCCCTGGGTTCATTATGCTGGTCGTTTTGCAGCCAAGGAAGCTATAGTTAAGGCTTTGGGAACAGGGTTTAGAGGTTTTAAATGGCAGGATATAGAGATAATTAAAGATGAATTAGGAAAACCTAAGGTAAGATTGCATAATCAAGCCAATAATCTTGCTAAAGAACTAGGGATAACAGAGATTATAATTAGTATCTCTCATAGTAGAGATTATGCAGTTGCAAATGCAGTAGTGAAATAA
- a CDS encoding bifunctional ADP-dependent NAD(P)H-hydrate dehydratase/NAD(P)H-hydrate epimerase, with amino-acid sequence MKLVTGAEMKEVDRYSIEEIGISGLVLMENAGKEVAQAIIEFLGDLKDKQVIILAGKGNNGGDGFVISRLLIEHGIGVKTILLGKKEDTSEDAKVNLEILDKLGIEVQEIISKEETLALKGTLDKADLIVDALLGTGIKGELRGLYPKLITLVNNSPTSVIAVDIPSGVEADTGRVADIAIEAQETITFALPKIGTILYPGADFVGDLKVVDIGIPQMVIDKQDFKIDLITSELVNKLLPIRAADSHKGSYGKLLLVAGSTGMTGAATLATQASLRIGAGLVTLGTPRSLNPILENKLTEAMTYPLGESKEGVLSRESVIEIKRLLNDRDVLAIGPGLTANDEISYILNHLLEKTDKPMVVDADGLNVISDLNILKGRGAPTILTPHPGELSRLINKSIEIIRDNPIEVAKNFARDYNVTLVLKGARTIIATPQGQIYINHTGNSGLATGGSGDVLTGLISGLLVQGIDEVSATIIGVYLHGLAADLAAEDLTEYSLLPSDIIDYLPQSLKAVRSDK; translated from the coding sequence GTGAAATTAGTAACAGGAGCTGAGATGAAAGAGGTTGACAGATATAGTATTGAAGAAATTGGAATCTCTGGTCTAGTCCTGATGGAGAATGCAGGTAAAGAGGTTGCCCAAGCTATTATAGAATTTTTGGGTGATTTAAAAGATAAGCAGGTCATTATTTTAGCAGGTAAAGGTAATAATGGTGGAGACGGTTTTGTTATTAGCAGGTTACTAATAGAGCATGGTATTGGAGTAAAGACTATTCTGCTAGGTAAGAAAGAAGATACTAGTGAAGATGCCAAAGTTAATTTAGAAATTTTAGATAAGTTAGGGATTGAAGTACAGGAAATAATCAGTAAGGAAGAGACATTAGCATTAAAAGGTACTTTAGATAAGGCCGATTTAATAGTAGATGCTCTATTAGGAACAGGAATTAAAGGGGAGCTTAGAGGATTATACCCTAAACTAATTACTTTGGTGAATAACTCGCCCACTTCTGTAATTGCAGTGGATATTCCTTCAGGTGTAGAAGCAGATACAGGAAGAGTTGCTGATATAGCTATTGAAGCTCAAGAGACCATCACCTTTGCTCTACCAAAGATAGGAACTATATTGTACCCTGGAGCAGATTTTGTAGGTGATTTAAAGGTTGTAGATATTGGGATTCCTCAGATGGTGATTGATAAGCAAGATTTTAAGATAGATTTAATCACTTCTGAATTGGTTAATAAATTACTCCCTATAAGAGCAGCCGATAGTCATAAAGGAAGTTATGGTAAACTCTTATTAGTAGCTGGCTCAACTGGAATGACTGGAGCAGCTACTTTGGCTACCCAGGCAAGCTTGAGAATAGGGGCTGGTCTAGTAACACTAGGTACTCCAAGAAGCTTGAACCCTATTCTAGAGAACAAATTGACAGAAGCGATGACCTATCCTTTAGGCGAAAGTAAAGAAGGGGTTCTATCAAGGGAATCGGTAATTGAGATTAAAAGGTTACTAAATGATAGAGATGTATTAGCAATTGGACCAGGGTTAACTGCTAATGATGAGATTAGTTATATACTCAACCACCTTCTTGAAAAGACTGATAAACCTATGGTGGTTGATGCTGATGGACTTAATGTAATTTCTGATTTAAATATTCTAAAAGGAAGAGGTGCTCCTACAATTTTGACTCCTCATCCAGGGGAATTATCTAGGCTAATCAATAAGTCAATTGAAATAATCAGAGATAACCCTATTGAGGTAGCTAAGAATTTTGCTAGAGATTATAATGTTACCTTAGTTTTGAAGGGGGCTAGGACTATAATAGCTACTCCTCAAGGGCAAATTTATATCAACCATACCGGTAATTCTGGTCTGGCTACTGGTGGTAGTGGAGATGTCTTGACAGGGTTAATCTCAGGGTTACTTGTCCAAGGGATTGATGAAGTATCTGCTACTATTATAGGTGTATATTTACATGGTTTAGCTGCTGACTTGGCAGCAGAGGATTTGACAGAGTATTCTTTATTGCCAAGTGATATAATAGATTATTTACCACAATCATTGAAGGCAGTAAGGAGTGATAAGTAA